The Pseudodesulfovibrio sp. S3 genome window below encodes:
- a CDS encoding transposase, whose amino-acid sequence MPRIARIVVPGEAHHVVQRGNRRLPTFFCEADYQLYLELVREWCDRYCVAIWCYCLMTNHVHLIAVPETESGLRLAFGEAHRRYSLHVNKREGWTGHLWQDRFSSFVMDEAHALAAARYIERNPVRAGMVSDPADYPWSSALAHLQGRDDILVKAGPLLSMVPDWRSFIASGDAQDAMDALSKHARTGRPLGNDAFFDRLQARTGVDLRRRKPGPKKRN is encoded by the coding sequence ATGCCGAGAATTGCTCGTATTGTCGTACCCGGTGAGGCCCACCATGTGGTGCAGCGAGGAAACCGCCGATTGCCCACGTTCTTTTGCGAGGCGGATTACCAATTGTATCTGGAACTTGTCAGGGAGTGGTGCGACAGATATTGCGTGGCCATCTGGTGCTACTGCCTGATGACCAATCATGTGCATCTGATTGCCGTTCCAGAGACCGAAAGCGGTTTGCGCCTGGCTTTCGGGGAGGCTCACCGCCGCTACTCGCTCCATGTCAACAAGCGTGAGGGATGGACCGGCCACCTGTGGCAGGATCGCTTTTCCTCCTTTGTCATGGATGAGGCGCATGCGCTCGCGGCTGCCCGCTATATCGAACGCAATCCCGTGCGTGCAGGCATGGTCTCGGACCCTGCCGATTACCCCTGGAGCAGCGCCTTGGCCCATTTGCAGGGGCGGGACGATATTCTGGTAAAGGCAGGGCCTCTGCTTTCCATGGTTCCGGATTGGCGAAGCTTCATAGCCTCAGGGGATGCGCAGGATGCTATGGATGCCTTGAGTAAGCATGCACGGACAGGCCGCCCACTCGGCAACGACGCGTTTTTCGATCGGTTGCAAGCCCGTACAGGAGTGGACTTGCGACGCCGGAAACCCGGCCCGAAGAAGCGGAATTAG